ttttttcttttaagagTCAGATCTTTTTCTTatcattaattaattaacacaattaatgtatttttaataaaaaataatggatcttatttttctaaattattacaaattgtaatttaaaaaatgtaagatCATTTATGATAGTGAAGTGCTAAAGATACATTTCTGAATTTAAGAGaaacaattataattttacttaCAAAGTTTTCGATAAATCGTTGCACAATCAAGATACATTAGAATTTCTCCTCTTCCAATCCATGTTTGAAGAACATGAGCACTGGTACAGATTGGCCATCAATGTCACGGTATTCCATAAGGGCTACAAGTCCGTCGATGTCCATGGATTCTCCAGTGAAAAACTGAAGTTCCTTAAATCTGCCCAAGATGTCCTTCATAACTTTGTTCATGTTGGTCTTGAAAACCTCAACCTGGTCGGGAGCTTTCTCTTCTAACTTGGCTACAAGTCTAGAAAAATACAAGAGTTGCATTAATCTATTTATAAAGCTAGAGAAACTACAACGTACTCTGAAATTATAACCTACTTCTTCATGTAATCCTTAAGATACAAGGTATACGACTTCTTGTCACCAAAGGCATACGTTTCTTGCAACCTGTGGTTCAAAACTACGTCAACACCAGATTCGACTGCCTCATCAGTTCCTTCGTCAGCCTCCTCAGCAGATGGGTTGAATCCGGCAATCTCGATTTCTCCAGCTTTACGTTGGACCAgctaaaattaatttcactGTTTATTAACTATTCCTATGTA
The sequence above is drawn from the Nasonia vitripennis strain AsymCx chromosome 4, Nvit_psr_1.1, whole genome shotgun sequence genome and encodes:
- the LOC100118434 gene encoding translationally-controlled tumor protein homolog, yielding MRIYKDIFTGDEMFSDTYKMKLVDDVIYEVYGRLVQRKAGEIEIAGFNPSAEEADEGTDEAVESGVDVVLNHRLQETYAFGDKKSYTLYLKDYMKKLVAKLEEKAPDQVEVFKTNMNKVMKDILGRFKELQFFTGESMDIDGLVALMEYRDIDGQSVPVLMFFKHGLEEEKF